In the Acomys russatus chromosome 11, mAcoRus1.1, whole genome shotgun sequence genome, one interval contains:
- the Mrps10 gene encoding 28S ribosomal protein S10, mitochondrial isoform X1 — MAARAACVSLCRRLQQELGHLSINGSKSSTSKTGSLLLSSSMKWVPLSSLHMDVPKDLTKPTITTSDEPDTLYKRLSILVKAHDKAVLDSYEYFAVLAAKELGLSIKVHEPPRKIERLTLLKSVHIFKKHRVQYEMRTLYRCLELKHLTGCTANVYLEYIQRNLPEGVAMEVTKTQIQQLPEHIKEPMWETVTEETEGSKL; from the exons ATGGCGGCGCGCGCGGCATGTGTGTCCCTGTGCCGGCGCCTGCAGCAG GAATTGGGGCATTTGTCTATAAATGGTTCTAAGAGCAGCACAAGCAAAACTGGTAGCCTCCTGCT CAGTTCCAGTATGAAGTGGGTACCACTGTCAAGCCTGCACATGGACGTTCCAAAGGATTTGACAAAGCCTACA ATAACCACGTCCGATGAGCCAGATACATTGTACAAACGCCTGTCCATTTTAGTGAAGGCCCATGACAAGGCGGTGTTAGACAGTTACGAGTATTTTGCTGTGCTCGCTGCTAAAGAACTTGGCCTCTCTATTAAAGT ACATGAGCCGCCGAGGAAGATAGAGCGACTCACTCTTCTCAAGTCCGTGCACATTTTCAAGAAGCACCGTGTTCAGTATGAGATGCGGACGCTCTACAGGTGTTTGGAG ttaAAACATTTGACTGGATGCACAGCCAATGTCTACTTGGAATATATCCAGCGAAACTTACCCGAAGGGGTTGCCATGGAAGTAACAAAG acACAGATACAGCAGTTGCCAGAACACATCAAGGAGCCCATGTGGGAAACAGTTACAGAGGAGACTGAAGGAAGCAAGCTGTAA
- the Mrps10 gene encoding 28S ribosomal protein S10, mitochondrial isoform X2: protein MAARAACVSLCRRLQQELGHLSINGSKSSTSKTGSLLLSSMKWVPLSSLHMDVPKDLTKPTITTSDEPDTLYKRLSILVKAHDKAVLDSYEYFAVLAAKELGLSIKVHEPPRKIERLTLLKSVHIFKKHRVQYEMRTLYRCLELKHLTGCTANVYLEYIQRNLPEGVAMEVTKTQIQQLPEHIKEPMWETVTEETEGSKL, encoded by the exons ATGGCGGCGCGCGCGGCATGTGTGTCCCTGTGCCGGCGCCTGCAGCAG GAATTGGGGCATTTGTCTATAAATGGTTCTAAGAGCAGCACAAGCAAAACTGGTAGCCTCCTGCT TTCCAGTATGAAGTGGGTACCACTGTCAAGCCTGCACATGGACGTTCCAAAGGATTTGACAAAGCCTACA ATAACCACGTCCGATGAGCCAGATACATTGTACAAACGCCTGTCCATTTTAGTGAAGGCCCATGACAAGGCGGTGTTAGACAGTTACGAGTATTTTGCTGTGCTCGCTGCTAAAGAACTTGGCCTCTCTATTAAAGT ACATGAGCCGCCGAGGAAGATAGAGCGACTCACTCTTCTCAAGTCCGTGCACATTTTCAAGAAGCACCGTGTTCAGTATGAGATGCGGACGCTCTACAGGTGTTTGGAG ttaAAACATTTGACTGGATGCACAGCCAATGTCTACTTGGAATATATCCAGCGAAACTTACCCGAAGGGGTTGCCATGGAAGTAACAAAG acACAGATACAGCAGTTGCCAGAACACATCAAGGAGCCCATGTGGGAAACAGTTACAGAGGAGACTGAAGGAAGCAAGCTGTAA